In the Calditrichota bacterium genome, one interval contains:
- a CDS encoding T9SS type A sorting domain-containing protein → MKKISLFVLTASVIIFLFIPLRAKAQQDKGSSLFKKIREKQSVSKTFIPMGKKRLSENVKQRIFNKMAEQRMAIRRMQPAEKHYSKIKKNFNPNQKALGSGVISGFVFEQDGVTPIQHQVTIEVFDDAVSYAGIDFVDDYDNYYEITDLETGDYYVWAVSGNYIDEFYDNAANFSDASLVHVQNGQVTANINFSLQPNTVGVGAISGNVTAPNGLPESNCIIEIYGENQNYQGSESVNANGDYLLSSLAAGNYKLLLRYYGDQNYASEWYENASNFSDATFISVTEGDTIKHVDFVLDWGGCIAGKIVRPDGSPLEQYDYVNLTVYDLDYNWVNSFPVDESGNFNISQLQTGSYKLQFEYDGMNNFFGGWYLEANNFESATPINVTAGDTVKNIIFTLREAGAISGRVTGPNGAPIEWEVEITAYDQTNEEVGFSQSEENGFYSISSLPSGKYKLFAEYTSMYAANIIQTPASEWFDGVYDETLAAWVDVTAGDTTKNIDFTLEAGGVIKGNVYSPENALLDYSGTVTAYDSTGKLIRQGINANLGMYMVAGLPTGSYKLYFIYNGEQNYLNEWYDGKSNFLAGDDVNVIAGHWTSGIDFTLDYVSGFKGMIKDASGNALTGETHYVLVYLIDPQTEEFAEGDVANELGGYNFKLHGVSYKIAACSGYGNWMSEDDSLSLTFYGQGHSLNDPNTETVAIIPDSIIGLDDITMQKATGSISGKVFVPITDELMTEGIYYIFAFDEDGCLAKFSAFEDESGPINGSYAVKGLRPGNYYLLALAQSQNFGVTIWATAQWYGDIFWNGSIEFLSPKMEIPQGAVPITVGTGDTPNIDFHLSMPTDVPSKSQPQVAKQYRLRQNYPNPFNPETTIQYEIPKATHVELSIYNLLGQMIQTLVDKKQSAGSYKLRWNASNLPSGIYFYHLKTKDFVKTRKCLFLK, encoded by the coding sequence ATGAAAAAAATTTCTCTGTTCGTACTGACGGCGTCCGTCATTATTTTTCTGTTTATTCCTTTGCGCGCGAAAGCTCAACAAGACAAAGGAAGTTCGCTTTTTAAAAAAATTCGCGAAAAACAGAGCGTCAGCAAAACCTTCATCCCGATGGGCAAAAAACGGCTTTCGGAAAACGTGAAACAGAGAATCTTCAACAAAATGGCTGAACAAAGGATGGCAATCAGAAGAATGCAACCGGCGGAAAAACACTATTCCAAAATCAAAAAAAATTTTAACCCAAATCAAAAAGCCTTGGGCAGCGGCGTCATTTCCGGCTTTGTTTTTGAACAGGACGGAGTAACGCCTATTCAGCATCAGGTTACGATCGAAGTTTTTGACGATGCGGTGAGTTATGCCGGGATTGATTTTGTCGACGATTACGACAACTACTACGAAATAACGGATTTGGAAACTGGCGATTATTACGTTTGGGCGGTTTCTGGCAATTACATCGATGAATTTTATGACAACGCAGCCAACTTTTCGGATGCTTCGCTGGTTCACGTTCAGAACGGTCAGGTGACGGCAAACATTAATTTCAGCCTTCAGCCCAATACCGTAGGGGTTGGCGCGATTTCAGGTAATGTGACAGCTCCCAACGGCTTACCGGAATCCAACTGCATTATCGAAATTTATGGCGAAAATCAGAATTATCAAGGGTCCGAATCTGTAAACGCTAACGGAGACTACCTTCTTTCAAGTTTGGCTGCCGGAAATTATAAATTACTTTTGCGATACTACGGAGACCAAAATTACGCCAGCGAATGGTACGAGAATGCCTCCAACTTTTCTGACGCCACTTTCATTTCAGTGACAGAGGGTGATACGATAAAACATGTTGACTTCGTACTTGACTGGGGCGGCTGCATCGCCGGGAAGATTGTTAGGCCGGATGGGTCTCCTTTGGAACAATACGATTATGTAAATTTAACTGTATATGATCTGGATTACAATTGGGTAAACTCTTTTCCCGTAGATGAATCAGGTAATTTCAATATTTCACAACTTCAAACAGGCTCATACAAGTTGCAATTTGAGTACGACGGAATGAATAATTTCTTTGGCGGCTGGTACCTGGAGGCAAATAATTTTGAATCAGCGACTCCGATAAATGTTACTGCTGGCGATACGGTCAAAAATATTATTTTTACATTAAGAGAAGCCGGAGCAATCTCCGGCAGAGTGACCGGGCCTAACGGCGCGCCAATTGAGTGGGAAGTTGAAATTACCGCTTATGACCAAACAAACGAGGAAGTGGGTTTTTCGCAGAGCGAAGAAAATGGTTTTTATTCCATTAGCAGCCTTCCCAGCGGCAAATATAAATTATTTGCAGAATATACATCCATGTACGCCGCTAACATCATTCAAACGCCCGCCAGCGAATGGTTCGATGGCGTTTATGATGAAACTTTAGCCGCCTGGGTGGACGTCACTGCCGGCGATACCACTAAAAATATCGATTTCACTCTTGAAGCCGGCGGTGTGATCAAAGGAAATGTTTACTCGCCGGAAAATGCTTTGCTTGATTATAGCGGCACAGTAACTGCTTACGACTCAACCGGCAAATTGATCAGGCAAGGAATTAACGCCAATCTGGGAATGTATATGGTCGCCGGATTACCGACCGGATCATATAAACTATATTTCATCTATAATGGCGAGCAAAATTATCTGAACGAATGGTACGATGGAAAATCAAATTTTCTCGCCGGCGATGACGTTAATGTTATTGCCGGACATTGGACCTCGGGAATTGACTTCACTCTGGACTATGTCAGTGGCTTTAAGGGGATGATCAAGGATGCCTCGGGCAATGCACTCACTGGAGAGACGCACTATGTGCTCGTTTATCTGATAGATCCACAGACCGAAGAGTTTGCGGAAGGAGATGTCGCCAATGAATTAGGCGGATACAATTTTAAATTACACGGAGTCAGCTACAAAATTGCCGCTTGTTCAGGATACGGAAACTGGATGAGTGAAGACGATTCTCTTTCGCTCACTTTTTATGGGCAAGGTCATAGCTTGAATGACCCGAATACCGAAACAGTCGCCATCATCCCTGATTCCATAATTGGACTCGACGACATTACGATGCAAAAAGCAACCGGTTCAATTTCCGGAAAGGTTTTTGTCCCAATAACCGATGAACTGATGACTGAAGGCATCTACTACATCTTTGCCTTTGACGAAGACGGATGTCTGGCAAAATTTTCTGCTTTTGAAGATGAATCAGGACCTATCAATGGCTCCTACGCAGTAAAAGGTTTACGGCCCGGTAACTACTATTTATTAGCGCTGGCGCAATCACAGAATTTCGGCGTAACCATTTGGGCGACGGCGCAATGGTATGGTGATATTTTCTGGAATGGTTCGATCGAATTTCTTTCACCCAAAATGGAGATTCCGCAGGGCGCTGTGCCCATTACTGTCGGAACTGGCGATACGCCTAATATTGATTTTCATTTATCCATGCCAACAGATGTTCCCTCAAAGTCACAGCCACAAGTGGCAAAGCAATATCGTCTGAGACAAAACTACCCCAATCCATTCAATCCGGAAACTACAATTCAATATGAGATTCCCAAAGCGACTCACGTTGAATTGTCCATTTACAACTTATTGGGGCAAATGATTCAGACATTGGTTGACAAAAAACAATCGGCCGGAAGCTACAAATTGCGCTGGAATGCCAGCAATTTGCCGTCGGGAATTTATTTCTATCACTTGAAAACAAAGGATTTCGTCAAAACGCGCAAGTGCTTATTTTTGAAATAA
- a CDS encoding thioredoxin fold domain-containing protein gives MKSKFFVTGLILLLLFVGENNLIAQNPFDVKIVTVTAKAVPDTVFPASATAIEVVATIEPEFHINSNKPTEEYLIPTVVKFEPIAGVNFGETKYPKAKEAKFSFSEEPLSVYEGKITVKTSAEITQAVTIGKQIIKGSFSFQACNDVNCFAPQTLNFAVPIFVAEKKGAAAEVKAVAATPGEQASNASIVAGEIVKQEQPEQAVEFTSDELRAKRVLEKGLPYAILAFFIFGLAINLTPCVYPVIPLTVGYFGGQSGRSKGSAFVMALFYVVGIALVFAALGLISGLAGKQWGFLFQSSWFVIAVTVIILAMAASMFGAFEITIPAWLSSSLGKSREGNIGALVMGLTVGVVIAPCAAGIIIGLVGLVAKLGIVAKGTLLFFVMGLGLGVPYLFLATFSGLLNKLPQSGMWMVWIRKLFGVLLVGVALYFFLPQAKHVPNMSNFFFGLLAIFGGLLLGFLDHAPGYTKNFKIGRGIFGILVILLGIFLVNSSLTEKKAGINWIHYEQGTVEQLAAPGKPVFLDFYADWCAPCKEMDRKTFSDKKVIEKAKEFTMIKIDCTKPNETVKKFKAHWGVTGMPTFIFIDKNGNEVKDLRAIGFVGADKFLKMMEKGTK, from the coding sequence ATGAAAAGTAAATTTTTTGTAACTGGACTGATTCTGTTGTTGTTATTCGTCGGAGAGAATAATTTAATTGCTCAAAATCCTTTTGACGTAAAAATTGTTACTGTTACTGCGAAGGCAGTGCCGGACACCGTTTTCCCGGCAAGTGCGACTGCCATCGAGGTTGTCGCGACTATTGAGCCGGAATTTCACATCAATTCCAACAAGCCTACCGAAGAGTACCTCATTCCTACCGTGGTTAAGTTTGAGCCAATCGCAGGAGTGAATTTCGGGGAGACCAAATATCCGAAGGCGAAAGAAGCAAAGTTTTCTTTTTCAGAAGAACCGCTTTCAGTTTACGAGGGAAAAATTACCGTAAAAACATCGGCTGAAATCACGCAGGCAGTCACTATCGGGAAACAAATTATCAAGGGAAGTTTCAGTTTTCAAGCGTGCAATGACGTGAATTGTTTCGCTCCCCAAACATTGAATTTTGCGGTTCCGATTTTCGTTGCAGAAAAAAAAGGGGCAGCCGCTGAAGTAAAAGCAGTGGCAGCAACACCCGGGGAGCAAGCATCAAACGCGTCGATCGTCGCCGGTGAAATTGTGAAACAAGAGCAGCCGGAACAAGCGGTCGAATTCACTTCAGATGAGTTGCGCGCAAAACGTGTGCTGGAAAAAGGTCTGCCGTATGCGATACTCGCTTTTTTCATTTTCGGGCTGGCGATTAATCTGACGCCGTGCGTTTACCCGGTCATTCCTTTGACTGTCGGCTATTTCGGCGGCCAAAGCGGCCGCTCAAAAGGTTCCGCGTTTGTGATGGCGCTGTTTTACGTGGTGGGAATTGCCCTTGTTTTTGCCGCTTTGGGTCTGATTTCCGGGCTTGCCGGCAAGCAATGGGGATTTTTGTTTCAAAGTTCCTGGTTTGTCATTGCGGTAACAGTGATCATTTTAGCGATGGCGGCGAGCATGTTTGGCGCGTTTGAAATTACCATTCCTGCCTGGCTGTCGTCGTCGCTGGGAAAATCGCGCGAGGGAAATATCGGAGCGCTCGTGATGGGTCTGACCGTTGGTGTAGTGATTGCGCCGTGCGCTGCCGGAATTATTATCGGACTCGTTGGTCTCGTGGCAAAATTGGGCATTGTCGCCAAAGGCACATTGCTATTTTTTGTGATGGGACTTGGTCTTGGTGTGCCGTATTTGTTCTTGGCGACATTTTCCGGTTTGTTGAATAAACTCCCACAATCCGGCATGTGGATGGTCTGGATCAGGAAGCTATTCGGCGTGTTGCTTGTAGGCGTGGCGCTGTATTTCTTTTTGCCGCAGGCGAAACATGTGCCGAACATGAGCAACTTCTTTTTCGGTTTGCTGGCAATTTTTGGCGGTTTGCTGTTAGGATTTCTGGATCATGCGCCTGGCTACACGAAGAATTTTAAGATTGGCAGAGGAATTTTCGGGATTTTAGTGATTCTTCTTGGTATTTTTCTGGTCAATAGCAGTCTGACAGAGAAAAAAGCTGGTATAAACTGGATTCATTACGAGCAGGGAACTGTGGAGCAACTGGCTGCTCCCGGGAAACCGGTTTTTCTTGACTTTTACGCTGACTGGTGTGCACCCTGCAAAGAAATGGATAGAAAGACTTTTTCCGATAAAAAAGTCATTGAAAAAGCTAAAGAATTTACCATGATAAAAATCGACTGCACCAAACCGAATGAAACAGTGAAGAAATTCAAGGCTCACTGGGGCGTCACCGGCATGCCGACGTTTATTTTCATTGACAAAAACGGAAATGAAGTGAAGGATTTGCGCGCAATCGGTTTTGTGGGGGCAGATAAATTTTTGAAAATGATGGAAAAAGGAACGAAGTAA